In the genome of Capra hircus breed San Clemente chromosome 5, ASM170441v1, whole genome shotgun sequence, one region contains:
- the GPR162 gene encoding probable G-protein coupled receptor 162 yields the protein MARGGAGAEEASLRSNALSWLACGLLALLANAWIILSISAKQQKHKPLELLLCFLAGTHILMAAVPLTTFAVVQLRRQASSDYDWNESICKVFVSTYYTLALATCFTVASLSYHRMWMVRWPVNYRLSNAKKQALHAVMGIWMVSFILSTLPSIGWHNNGERYYARGCQFIVSKIGLGFGVCFSLLLLGGIVMGLVCVAITFYQTLWARPRRARQARRAGVGGGARGGGPGGLGTRPAFEVPAIVVEDARGKRRSSLDGSESAKTSLQVTNLVSAIVFLYDSLTGVPILVVSFFSLKSDSAPPWMVLAVLWCSMAQTLLLPSFIWSCERYRADVRTVWEQCVTIMSEEDGEDDGGCDDYADGRVCKVRFDANGATGPGGRDPTQVKLLPGRHMLFPPLERVHYLQVPLSRRLSHDETNIFSTPRAPGSFLHKWSSSDDIRVLPAQSRALGGPPEHLGPRQRLEDEEDEEEAGGGGLATLRQFLEGGVLGSGGGPPRGPGFFREEITTFIDETPLPSPAASPGPSPRRPRPLGVSPRRLSLGSPDTRAIGLPLGLSAGRRCSLTGGEGSTKAWGGSWGPGNPIFPQLTL from the exons ATGgctcggggcggggcgggggcagagGAGGCCTCCCTCCGCTCGAACGCGCTGTCCTGGCTGGCCTGCGGGCTGCTGGCGCTGCTGGCCAACGCCTGGATCATCCTTAGCATCTCAGCCAAGCAGCAGAAGCACAAGCCACTGGAGCTGCTGCTCTGCTTCCTGGCAGGCACGCACATCCTCATGGCGGCCGTGCCCCTCACCACCTTCGCTGTGGTGCAGCTGCGGCGCCAGGCCTCCTCCGACTATGACTGGAATGAGAGCATCTGCAAGGTCTTTGTGTCCACCTACTACACGCTGGCCCTGGCCACCTGCTTTACTGTGGCCTCCCTCTCCTACCACCGCATGTGGATGGTGCGTTGGCCAGTCAACTACCGCCTCAGCAACGCCAAGAAGCAGGCACTGCACGCCGTCATGGGCATCTGGATGGTCAGCTTCATCCTCTCCACCCTGCCCTCCATCGGCTGGCACAACAATGGCGAGCGCTACTACGCCCGCGGCTGCCAGTTCATTGTCTCCAAGATCGGCCTGGGCTTTGGTGTCTGCTTCAGCCTCCTGCTGCTTGGGGGCATTGTCATGGGGCTGGTCTGTGTGGCCATCACCTTCTACCAGACGCTGTGGGCCCGGCCCCGGAGGGCTAGGCAGGCCCGGAGagcgggggttgggggtggggccaGGGGGGGTGGGCCAGGGGGCTTGGGTACCCGTCCGGCCTTTGAGGTGCCAGCCATCGTGGTGGAGGATGCCCGGGGGAAGCGGCGGTCCTCGCTGGACGGCTCTGAGTCGGCCAAGACATCTCTGCAGGTTACCAACTTGGTCAGCGCCATCGTCTTTCTCTATGACTCCCTCACAGGGGTGCCCATCTTG gTGGTGAGCTTCTTCTCCCTGAAGTCGGACTCGGCTCCCCCCTGGATGGTGCTCGCTGTGCTGTGGTGCTCCATGGCACAGACGCTGCTGCTGCCGTCCTTCATCTGGTCCTGCGAGCGCTACCGCGCGGACGTGCGCACGGTGTGGGAGCAGTGCGTGACTATCATGTCCGAGGAGGACGGCGAGGACG ATGGGGGCTGTGATGACTACGCGGATGGCCGAGTGTGCAAAGTTCGCTTTGATGCCAACGGGGCCACAGGGCCAGGGGGCAGGGACCCCACCCAAGTAAAGTTGCTACCTGGACGGCACATGCTGTTTCCACCTCTTGAGAGGGTCCACTACTTACAG GTCCCTCTGTCTCGCCGTCTGTCCCATGATGAGACCAACATCTTCTCTACTCCTCGGgcaccaggctccttcctgcaCAAGTGGTCCTCCTCTGATGACATCCGGGTCCTCCCAGCCCAGAGCCGGGCCCTTGGGGGCCCCCCTGAACACTTGGGAccaaggcagaggctggaggacgaggaggatgaggaggaggctggaggtggggggctgGCCACCCTCCGCCAGTTCCTGGAGGGTGGGGTTCTGGGCTCAGGTGGGGGACCCCCACGGGGTCCAGGCTTCTTCCGAGAGGAGATCACCACCTTCATTGATGAGACACCTCTGCCTTCTCCAGCCGCCTCGCCGGGGCCCTCTCCTCGCCGGCCCAGGCCTCTGGGGGTCTCACCCCGCCGACTCTCCCTGGGGTCCCCTGATACCCGAGCCATTGGACTTCCTTTGGGGCTCAGTGCAGGGCGACGCTGCTCCCTGACGGGAGGCGAAGGGAGCACAAAAGCCTGGGGAGGATCCTGGGGCCCAGGGAACCCCATCTTCCCCCAGCTGACTCTGTGA